From Mercenaria mercenaria strain notata chromosome 17, MADL_Memer_1, whole genome shotgun sequence, the proteins below share one genomic window:
- the LOC123536686 gene encoding retinol dehydrogenase 7-like, translating into MFPFQHLPTMNFVVDDNDIPEDDVILYSVLYTSVTVVFAMAVLSKFLTNEFRFGFRSVLSLAVLFLGEPLCQFFVKGPFGVGCFAFGCLLIYSILPASHLPAVDKAVLITGCDSGFGLALVKKLDSIGMKVFAGCLDKDGTGAAAIRHNCSNRVHILQLDVTNEKEISAAVEVVTLQVGDQGLWGLVNNAGIWYFSELEMMSEPIIKKVIDVNLFGAIRMTKSLLPLIRKAKGRIVNVSSVLGRISMEGNGAYGISKHGLVAFSDTLRQEMKKWNVKVTIIEPTGYSTNNNQGQSLRLKREEIWDSLDEDARKTYGREYLDEIYNNLFDMYHRYPDDLTPVIRAMRSGLLSKRPRERYPCGAGADIITYIYCLVPVWLADKVSSSFGLMSKTAKPAEFKEN; encoded by the exons ATGTTTCCATTCCAACATCTGCCAACGATGAACTTTGTAGTTGATGATAATGATATTCCAGAAGACGATGTCATTCTTTATTCGGTCCTGTACACGAGTGTCACAGTTGTTTTTGCTATGGCAGTCCTGTCAAAATTTCTGACAAATGAATTTCGATTTGGATTTCGTTCAGTTTTGAGTTTAGCAGTGCTTTTCCTTGGCGAACCGTTATGTCAGTTTTTTGTGAAAGGGCCATTTGGAGTTGGCTGTTTTGCTTTTGGATGCTTGCTGATCTATTCCATTCTGCCAGCCAGTCATTTACCAGCAGTTGATAAAGCTGTACTGATCACAG GATGTGACTCTGGGTTTGGTCTGGCCCTGGTGAAGAAGCTAGACAGTATAGGTATGAAAGTGTTTGCTGGATGTCTTGATAAAGATGGTACTGGTGCTGCAGCCATAAGGCACAATTGTTCAAACAG aGTGCATATTTTACAGTTAGACGTAACTAATGAGAAAGAAATCTCAGCAGCTGTTGAAGTGGTAACTTTACAAGTAGGAGATCAAG GACTCTGGGGCTTGGTGAACAATGCAGGTATCTGGTATTTTTCTGAACTGGAGATGATGTCGGAACCAATTATCAAGAAGGTTATTGACGTAAATCTGTTCGGTGCTATACGTATGACCAAATCCTTGTTGCCACTGATACGTAAAGCCAAGGGAAGAATAGTTAATGTTTCCAGTGTTCTAG GTAGAATCTCAATGGAAGGAAATGGTGCTTATGGTATATCCAAACATGGTCTGGTTGCATTTTCTGATACCCTTAGACAGGAAATGAAGAAATGGAATGTTAAAGTCACCATCATAGAGCCAACAGGCTATTCCACTA ACAATAATCAAGGGCAGTCACTCCGTCTAAAGAGAGAAGAGATATGGGACAGCCTTGACGAAGATGCAAGGAAAACATACGGGAGGGAATATTTAGACGAGATTTATAATAATTTGTTTGACATGTATCATCGCTACCCCGATGATTTGACGCCTGTGATTCGTGCAATGAGGAGTGGTTTACTTTCAAAACGCCCGAGAGAACGGTACCCGTGTGGTGCAGGTGCAGATATCATTACATATATTTATTGTCTGGTTCCCGTATGGTTAGCAGATAAAGTGTCGTCAAGTTTTGGATTGATGTCAAAGACAGCTAAACCAGCTGAGTTCAAAGAGAACTGA